Proteins encoded together in one Synergistaceae bacterium window:
- a CDS encoding ABC transporter permease: MASLRDSFRRVITLTMKESWVVMLDKKTRFQLFLPPLVMLFVFSFAITMEVKNASLAVLNRDSGDLGRQFVSYFSSGPTFTRVFELKSVQEIRPTLENQQALLVLHIPEDFSAKLLLGHPISVQTLLDGRKVNAAQIANGYANTIAQRFEWDLRFEWGLIKEPLSSGPPLEVLTRYWFNPNQSFLWFNLPVLLVLLTQMIALIVSGMSVARERELGTFEQLLVSPLSSVEIVIGKASPAVFLAFCEGIVIHGIARTVFGVPFTGSLLLLAFSLWLFILSVTGVGLFISSICDTQQQAFLGCFAYMVPAVLLSGFVAPIENMPRFLQLLTLLNPARHIIRTSLGIYLKDLSLSAILEEILWLGGIAGVTLLFAAWFFKKKTR; encoded by the coding sequence ATGGCTTCGCTTCGTGACTCATTTCGCCGCGTCATCACCTTGACGATGAAAGAGTCATGGGTCGTCATGCTGGACAAAAAGACTCGATTCCAGTTATTCCTGCCTCCTCTCGTCATGCTTTTTGTCTTCAGCTTCGCCATCACGATGGAGGTGAAAAACGCTTCTCTGGCGGTGTTAAACCGCGATTCCGGAGACCTGGGCCGTCAATTCGTCTCATATTTTTCCTCCGGTCCCACCTTTACCCGCGTCTTCGAGTTGAAAAGTGTTCAGGAAATCCGGCCGACGTTGGAAAATCAACAGGCCTTGCTGGTCCTCCACATCCCAGAAGATTTTTCGGCGAAACTTTTATTGGGACACCCGATTTCCGTACAAACTCTCCTGGACGGCAGAAAAGTCAACGCGGCCCAGATCGCCAACGGTTACGCCAATACCATCGCTCAGCGGTTCGAGTGGGATTTGCGCTTCGAATGGGGTCTAATAAAAGAACCCCTTTCTTCCGGTCCTCCACTGGAGGTACTCACACGGTATTGGTTCAACCCGAACCAGTCATTTCTGTGGTTCAACCTGCCGGTGCTGCTGGTGTTGCTGACCCAGATGATCGCCTTGATCGTGTCGGGAATGAGCGTCGCCAGGGAGCGGGAGCTGGGGACCTTCGAACAACTGCTAGTTTCCCCCCTTTCCTCGGTGGAGATCGTCATCGGAAAGGCATCCCCCGCCGTCTTTCTGGCGTTTTGCGAGGGCATCGTCATTCACGGCATCGCCCGGACAGTGTTTGGTGTCCCTTTCACAGGCAGTCTCTTACTTCTGGCGTTTTCTCTCTGGCTTTTCATTTTATCGGTGACGGGAGTGGGACTTTTCATCTCATCCATCTGCGACACGCAACAACAGGCATTCCTGGGCTGCTTCGCCTACATGGTGCCGGCGGTGCTACTTTCGGGATTTGTGGCACCCATCGAGAACATGCCCCGCTTTTTACAACTCTTGACATTGTTGAATCCCGCGAGACACATCATCAGGACCTCCTTGGGGATTTATTTAAAAGATTTATCTCTGTCAGCCATCCTGGAGGAAATCTTATGGCTCGGTGGCATAGCCGGGGTAACGCTGCTCTTTGCGGCGTGGTTCTTCAAGAAGAAAACGCGGTAA
- a CDS encoding HlyD family efflux transporter periplasmic adaptor subunit, with protein sequence MKKILFVLILLGVGLGWIFYREGILVFYAPSPNKELKLFGNVEIRRVLLGFRVPGRLLDIYYEEGQQAASGDLLGKIDSLPYEVRLAEAQANLRQAQANLEKMESGYQSGEIRQFVARRDQVRASLSLAEKDYERLSNLFAQRAISKKDLDDVTSVRDRLKAELTSAESALDLMRKGYRSEDIKAAVAAVELAEARLWEANIALSDTKLYTPAEGTILTRVAEPGTILAAGQGVYAMMLKRPVQVRSYVTEPQLGKIHLGMRGKIFTDSHPDPLEGTVNFIASEAEFTPKQVQTESQRVDLVYRIRLLVEDNLGDRLKNGMPVTLFLE encoded by the coding sequence ATGAAGAAAATTTTGTTCGTTTTGATTTTGCTCGGCGTCGGATTAGGATGGATTTTTTACCGGGAGGGGATATTGGTTTTTTACGCTCCCTCCCCCAATAAGGAGTTGAAGCTCTTCGGAAACGTGGAGATCCGTCGAGTACTTTTGGGCTTTCGCGTCCCTGGCCGGCTTTTGGACATTTACTACGAAGAGGGGCAGCAGGCCGCCTCCGGCGATTTGCTGGGGAAGATCGACTCGTTACCTTATGAGGTTCGGCTAGCTGAAGCGCAAGCGAACCTGCGTCAGGCGCAGGCTAACCTGGAGAAGATGGAGAGCGGCTACCAGTCCGGGGAAATTCGTCAGTTCGTCGCCCGACGCGATCAGGTACGGGCATCCCTGAGCCTGGCTGAGAAAGACTACGAACGCCTGTCGAACTTATTCGCCCAGAGAGCCATATCTAAAAAGGACCTGGACGACGTAACTTCCGTTCGAGACCGGCTGAAAGCGGAACTGACCTCGGCGGAGTCCGCGCTGGATTTGATGCGTAAGGGTTACCGTTCGGAGGATATCAAGGCGGCGGTGGCGGCGGTGGAATTGGCTGAGGCGCGGTTGTGGGAGGCGAATATCGCCCTCTCCGACACGAAGCTCTACACTCCGGCGGAGGGCACAATCTTGACTCGGGTTGCGGAGCCTGGGACGATTCTGGCGGCAGGACAGGGAGTTTACGCTATGATGCTGAAAAGACCTGTGCAAGTGAGGTCTTACGTGACGGAGCCGCAATTAGGAAAAATCCATCTGGGCATGAGGGGGAAGATATTCACGGATTCCCACCCCGACCCCTTGGAGGGAACGGTGAACTTTATCGCTTCTGAGGCGGAGTTCACGCCTAAGCAGGTTCAGACGGAATCTCAGCGTGTGGACTTGGTCTACCGTATTCGCCTGCTGGTCGAGGACAACCTTGGGGATCGCCTGAAAAACGGTATGCCCGTGACCCTGTTTCTGGAGTGA